The following nucleotide sequence is from Vitis vinifera cultivar Pinot Noir 40024 chromosome 14, ASM3070453v1.
tagtttagttttagtttgaatgtgctagtgattttaattcattagtctAAATAATCtggtgagataaagtttatatttttaattccggattagtttagttttagtttatgttttagttcgaatgtgttttttattttaattcattagtttaaataatcttatgagataaagtttatatttttaattccggattagtttagttttagtttatgttttagttcgaatgtgttttttattttaattcattagtttaaataatcttatgagataaagtttatatttttacttccggattagtttagttttagtttacgttttagtttgaatgtatttgtaattttagttcattagtttaaataatctcgtgagataaagtttatatttttaattccggattagtttagttttaatttatgttttagtttgaatgtgttagtgattttaattcattagtttaaataatcttgtgagataaagtttattttttttttggattagtttagttttagtttgaatgtgttagtgattttaattcattagtttaaataatcttgtgagataaattttatatttttttttaattccacattagtttagttttagtttatgttttagtttgaatgtgttagtaattttaattcattagtttaaataattttattagataaagtttatgtttttaattctgATTTAgttttgttataatttattttttagtttggatATATTTGTGGTTGTAATtcaatagtttaattaatctggctaaataaaattcatgtttttaattataatttagtttagttttaatatgttttttttttttactttgagtgtgtttatgattttaatccaatagtttaattaatcccattacataaagtttatgtttttttaattctaattgagtatagtttcaatttatttttattttttttaatctaggTGTACTTGTGTGTTTAGCCAATCCTATGTTAATTCTTGATTGTTATGTTCAATTTATGTGCTTCTTGAATACTAGTCTTTAATTTTTGGTGAATGTctcattagcttatttgatctaagtttgaataatttattgttttgatgGTCTCTCATAAAATTTACTTGtcaaaggccattggaaaatagTGACGATTGGTCTCCATTCTCACAACTTTAGTTTGCTCGAATTGTCCAAATTTTCACTTTGTGAATTCGTTTTCTTCTATTTTGCtaggtattttatttcttatgttttgttattttcaatgttttaaaaaccggaccggaccggccggtTCAACCGGTTTAACCGTCGACCGGTCACGTTTCCGGCTCGGTTCACTCTATTGAACCGCTTGGCTATTGGACTGGACACAAATCGCCTGAACCGGCGATCAAACCGGTGACCTGGTCGAACCGAACGGTTCAAAACGAACCGAACAGTTCAAATTAGCCCCTCATTTTGCAAGAAGGGCCCATTGAATTTTATTGATTTGTACCAAAGCCCATGCTGGGCCTTGTCTTATGACAAAGCCCACACACGCAACCCAACCACATTTTAGGCTGAGTCTTGAGCCCATTAATCGTGGTCATGCCTGTGCCCTGAGGATGGCTTTTATAGGAGTCATTTGCATCCTTATTCCTCTCActttccgatgtgggattgctaacattatcaatgaaaaaattatataacaatCTCCACCAAGAGAGCTTGAACCTTGGACCTCCGGTACACTACTCTCCCTAAGAGGCCACTCGGCTATATGCATTTTGTTATCTACCATGCCaaactaaataatatattttagattttaaaattttttataatattaaataaaaataatataatatttttaaaaattataaaattagtttaaattttcaaatatgttcacatttaaatattatacatatttcatctaattaaatttaaaattttaatttgataatatcaaagatataaaataatattattgatttttaatttattcatatatattttaaattttttataattattttttattttaataatatataaataaaaaattgcatatttatgacgtcactgGTTCGACTGCGGTTCGACGActggtccgaccagtgaaccgtgaaccgataacttttccggttcgatgaccggtccggttctgaaaacattggttattttcacataaattccctttattttaaaatcaaatgctttCCTCAAAAGATAcccttgaaaattttatgttaaaaaattcatttaaagtcCTCaagatcaaaatctcttttttttaaaaataaaatgcaacCATATCTTAATCAGTTTGCATCATTTTCGGCTtccaatgaaaattttggttttgaacaaaacacaaaccaaagcttgtggtcccaaataaatggaacaattctaggctaaattcgtgtatatcaattgggaaattggtgaaacccctacataagaaaatcttttcaaaacttattttgttatcaCCCTTGTTATTTGTTGTAATCatgtctatttattttttaggaattatatacaagatgtatgtgataattgatgatttcgtatactttgataatttttgttatgctaattagatatgCATGTTAggatttcttgttttattatttattatctaaccccccATGTCCTAAGAAAGAGTATTatgagttatctatgctatccaggtacgccccctatcacctaccttctaaattctataaatatgattgtcattgTGAATTATGTTtatgtttgatagtgcttgAGTGTTTtgatatacatgtttcattattcgattatttctaataaaacacATGCTGAATGATATACTATTTGAACTAACTTaatttgatgtcttgtgatagcgcttaagaagcagtCCAGGTACGTACCCGAAATCTTCTTCATGATTGTGATTGGTTTCCTTATTTagtatgttattttttaaaatcacctagcctacctaggtatctataattaaccaattaattgtcatatttccctaaacttagtcagtagagacctttgtagggcttaaaggggtgctaccttttaaatgtatcttcccaataggtaacctgatccccggattTAGACTCggttttttcaaagacatgtttttccaaaaactatgaagtcattttttttagggttttatttcttgttttatttttcctttaaaataaaataaaataagtggcgactccgacttttctaaaattaatttttcacaaataaaattgaGTCTCACCAATTGAGTGGGAGatcacgtgaaaaatgcgggtccacacgagtcattctagttttccaatagggatagtcgaTTCCTATGAaaaatggagctctatgttttgtaaaattttcaaactcaaattttattgtggttcggcacttccttgcctacgtccactctcctcaatctcctaaccaagtgagggttccactaacttgaagcttcaaccaagcttccaatctttttacacttggattgCGGCTCCAATTGGCTCTtgcacaatctcttcaagattcaaacctcttgaaagctttaacactcagtttttacaagaatgaatccctcaacctatcTCAATGATAtctcaaatacaaaacaaagctaggatgactcacaagggtgcactaaaagatatgcaagtgaggatttaatgcactaaaaaggaaatgagagcttttaaggcaagaacaagtaggtagacaattgattacAAGTGTCTTtctgtcataaatgaagtggagctctcaatttataggttttcaAGCTTGGGAGCCAAGAACAGCAAAAAATAGCCTCAACCGGTagagctgggggtcgaccggttcactagctgttggagcatttaatgttttgacagGTTACCATTGTCTCGATCGAACCTCAACCAGAGGTCGACCAGGAAGGAGGAAACCTCAACCAAGAAAGGAAGGATACTAAAAAAGAGAGAGTGATTTTGACACTcctcgatcggacctcgaccgCACAAGGGCAACCGGTCAATTGGTTCCCCAACCAATTGAGCCGGTTGGCTAGAGCCTCGACCGATTCAgccttttggccctgaaaacctatctttttcacttcttttcttttctaacacttaggcaaggtctttaggtaaattaatatgccaattttgaaacgttttgcctaaggtacatttgataaaactcgggttttaatgaaattacaACTTTAGAGAACAAATCGagttttccaaagatgcataaaaagatatgtaaaccctaagtgcactcatgcattcatcttacattttttttttcttatgattaaaAGTCTTCCGAAAGTcctgatcttgtatccatttggtcatttgatgaatttccgaatttatacctgagattctttaccattcaaaccaAGTAGTCACTTAAcaatggtttgttatcatcaaaacctgattaggagaacccatTGGGTTAACACTCTTTTTTACGTGTCTTTGTTTTCCATAATGGTAACATTTGACTTTCTTCTTACCTTAAGGCTTTGACTTACTCTATTTGTGACTCCCACTAGAACCACGTTTTGTTGATCTTCCTTTAGAAATAATTAGAGCCTCAGTTTGTTGAGAAGATGATATTTGTATTCCTTATTTTTATGCCTACTTTCTTCCTCAAGTATAGTAGTCGCAACATTATTAAAGACTAGTAAAAAACTGAAACACCCAAAGTGGGGGTGAatgagtgattttaaaatttaaaataaagatttatatatattatcccCAATTTTTATCTTAAGAAGTACCAGTGATACCTTGTATAACCTAATAGGCTATACTTGAAATctttaagtataaaaatatgatttttatcttcTAGGGATAACCTATGAGATGTTAGGGGTAACAATGATAATCAAACATTCAATGATATAACAATGAAATGAAAAGATATGCAGTGGGCATgagatttttatgtggaaaaccctcATACTAactataaagggaaaaaaaaaacccccacAAAATCTAAGACCTACTAATCTAAATCCATTATGTGAAATCAGGTTACACATATTTACTTGATCATCTTACCTTAAAGATTTTCTTTCcagtacctacaacttgattcacATTCACAATGCAGCAACCTTCAATTGCTCCAATGGATCACTTTAGCCTCGTCAAAGGGATGAAGGTCTTCAACCCAAGATTCATAAATCAAATCCTTAAATGAGAGATTGGGAATGGTGTGGTACTTTAGGCTTTCTTCTCAATGAGAACCTCTCAATAAGTTTGAGATCACTTTCCAATCTCCAGAATCTCTAAAACGATCTTTTAAGCCTCAAAGGGttataatgaggtatttataAGAGTAAATCCTGAAGAGGTTTGGTTTTAGAAGACTTCCAAATCATATTTGCATGAAAGAATCTTAGTTGAAAATTCATGACCACTCTAGCCTACTTTGGTGGCTTGAACGCTTCAAGTGCTCAAGTAGTATGGAACGCTTGAGCGGTCATCATTTAAGTGTTGTTCCCCGCTTAAGCattctctatttttcaaaaaaattataaaaattaattttaaattcaaaacaattatcAATCCTCTTTATACCTCAATAGAGTCTACCACaagccaaatatttttaaacatatctGTGACTTCCCAGTTGGACGAATGGCAactcttgatcttcaatggaaagcaagtcactatctaaaaagacttctatattcaaacattaaaaaaaaaacaaaattattaacaatTAAACAAGACTCTATCTCCTAACAACTAGCATTATCCTCAAAGCACCATTGGCCATATTTATGATGAGATGATCATATGAGTCAGGTAGACTTTGGAATAGAAGTTCAACACATTCTTTCTCTTCTATGTTATGCTCCATAGCTAACAGTTGATAGAACAAAAATTTTAGAGTGTTAATGTGTTTAGTCATCGAAGTAGATTCTGACATTCAAATAGTGTAGAATTTTCTTTCCAAGAAGATTTTGTTATGCAATGATTTGGCTTTATATAGTTTTGTTGAAGTACTTGTTGTTGCCTTGAGAAGGTGTAGACATGAGCCCACATATGTCAATTTGAATTAGCTCCAATACCTTCTTTGCATTCTAAGAAACTTCATTTGGAAATGATTGTCTGTGATGCTTCCCAATAGCACAACCTTCacatatttcattctttttttcaatgGTTTAGGCAACCCTTGTACCACATCTTCCTTTGATAAAGCATTTTCAAGCTATTGAAGTTCAAGTGCCTAAATCTTCTATGTCATAACCAAACTTCAATATTTTCCACTCTAAAAGCCACATTTTCAGCATATTTGAATACAAAAATTTTTTACAATTAAAGCATTAAGGCTTCCCTTTGAACCAACAATCTTTCTTAACATGATTGCTTCTTTTATAAATACTACACATTGTGAGTGATAAGGCTTCTTTGTTAGTGAACTTTCTTCCATTGTTGAAGTTTTTTCtacctcttcctcttcctcaccTAGTTCTACCACCTTTGGATATATCACTTCTATTTTCATTGCTTGTAGGTTTCCTTTCAACTGATTTTTTAGAATGCCTCAACAATCTCTACTCATAAGTTTTTAAAGACCTAAATAGCTCTTGTACATTGAGTTATGAGagatcttttgttttttcaaccATAGCCACAATTGGGTCATATTTATTAGGTAGGCTGAtcaaaattttctcaataattCTTCTGTCACTAATTTCTTCACCATGTGACTTCATTTGATTTATGAACTCCATAAATCTAGAAGAGAACTCATTTAGAGTTTAATTCTcccttattttcatattttctagcTCTCTTCTTAAATATTGAAGCCTTACTGATCGGGTTCTTCTATATCCTTGGAACTCTTGTTGGAGGATGTCCCATGCTTCTTTACCTTTTGAAGCTAGCTCTCATAATTCTTGGGAAAACGCTATTACCAACACCCTATTGAATAAATAGGAGAGCTTTtgcatccttttttttttccaatctttCAATTGATCTTTTTTAATTGGAGTTAGTGTAGCTGCATTTTCATGTTcatcaaaaccattttcaacCAAATCCTAAACATCTTGAGACATaaataatgttttcatttttatgcacCAAAAATCATAGTTTTCTCCTTCAAATAATGGAATAGAAGAGGCATGAAAACTCATACTTGTAAGATTTGTGTTGGCCATTGATCTACTCTTCAAATCCTTGGTCCTTCTACTTCAATGTTGAGGGTTTCTAGCTACATAATCTGCTTGCAAAACAACAGCAACACTTGCTCTTCattttatctttccttgtttGCCTTCAAATTTTGTTGCTTCAATGACCGCCAATTCAATTATATTGTGGGTTTGGATTTGGGTCTTCAAGTGAAAAGAAACCCTAGAATCCTCCTTCTCCAAAATAGTggatatttcttaaaattccaTACATAAGAGACATGTTGCAATAGATAAGAGGACTTGAAAAAGAGAGATAGTATATGTTGGTGAGACACCCTGAAATCTGGGAACAAAAAACTGGAAACAACAAGTTCTTTGATACTAGTTCTTTTGATTGAAAGGTGGGTTCATGAAACGGGTGACTTTGATACTAGTTCTTTTGGTTATAGTTTCGACTTGAAAACAGAGGATGGATActgaaagaaaatggaagagtaACAGCCGGAAACAAAGAAGTAAAACAGTCCCCCATAAAACAAAGTTCTTTTGGTTATAGTTTTTCACTTCGCATTTCtctcttggatttttttatttttttatttttgttatagtttgCAAGCTACAAAACCAGATGTTAAGAAATTTAACTTGAATAAATCTCTCCACATGGGAGCATAACAACCactcaaaacataaaaaacaaaaaactaatttttatataaatgcaACCCAATAGGCACCTTGTGTTACATCCGTGCTGCTTGTGCATGCAGCCGTATTTGCAATGATAGCAAATCTCTTAATCTCTATAGTTTGAGTTTGATATTTAGGATTGGGATTATAATTGAATAAGAATGAAGGTAACTAGAAAAGTAAAATCCAAATGATGAGAGTGAGTTTGGATTTCCATGAGATTCAATTTGtcattcttattcttattctcATTTCTAGAAAACGGTCTAAATGCAGTAATAAAAATGATGTGTGGAAAAGTGGGTTTCAtgcataaaaagaaaataaaagataaaaactcctaaaaataattcaaattttatgtattttcaagtaaaaaatactTACGATGATCAAATTTAGTACCTATGTCATATCTAGATGGTCAAATTAAGATAATACTTTTGATCAAAAGATGCACAAAATCCGaattatttttaggtaattaatatattaaacttaaattttacaaattctTTGTACAAAAACAACCTTTTTTGCTTTATCTGATTCTATTCTATATTCCATCATTTCAAACATGGGGAATGATAATATTGTGAGTTATATGAACGTATTATTGGTTTTCAGTTTCGGTTCTGAATTTTATAGTGACAACTACATGGGAACACATAAGCATAATCAACACAAGGATAATATTTGAAGGACACTCCGACATCTAATAGCAATCACCATATAGAGTACATGGACCCGGATGGAAATCAATGGATAATAGCATTCACCAGCACCTCAAGTTTGCAAGCTGGCTTCCTTCTACATCATGTGGATGCAATGAGgcaatcaaattttattacatcACACGGAAAAACAGGAaggggaaaacaaagaaaacaaaataaatgaacaCACGCATGAAATTATTTCAGTCGCAAGCAACCTGCATGCATCATATGAAAAACAGAAGCAGAGGCTTAGTAGAGTGCGCTTATGGCGTTCTCGTCATGGCAGCACCCGAAAGTGATGTACTTCTCCATGATCTGGAGGCACTCTGGGCACCTGATCTTCTCTGGAATCCTTCCAACTTCGCTCGGGAACTCAAAGCGGCAGCAGGGCTGAGAATCGCTATGAAGCTTGCTATGGAAATCCATGCAAGCAATATCGAAGCCCTTTGGAGGCACGTCGTCTTTCCATAAATTGTACTCGGTAAAGGTGGGCAAAACAGTGCTGCTGTGGCCATTGACGAACACAAAAGACCCCTTGCTCAGTACAGCCCATCCTCCTTCTTTGTCATAGCTGAGAAGTTTCTTGATTTCCCTCAACATGGAGTCATCATCGTCGCCCCTCCCTAGCTGGATCTTGGAGAACAACATGCTTTCCAATCGGGTCCAGAAGAACCAAACCATGGTGAGGTCTTGCCAGCAGTAGCTGAGATTCTCCGTGGTGATGCTTGTTATGCATTTCCGAACTTGCTCTCTCTTGTTGCTCTTTCCCACGTACACCATCTCTAAGGGGATCCGTGCAGCCGATGCAACTGCCTTTGCTGTGGTTGTGAATTTTCGGATCCACTCCATGTCAGTCCCTCCATACAAGTAAATGAATTTTCCTTCTTTGACCTGATGGAACAAAAACATTCCCAgggtattttaaaaatgttcacGATTGGTCTCATATTAGGGAAAAGTGAGTTCATTCATGCACATCTAAATATGTATTTAGATTGGTAAAGGTTAATTACCCAGTTCAGTACAGTTGGGTCAATGCCATCCACCAGCAGCTCAAGCCTCCAAGTCTCTTCCTTCCACAGAGCTTCCTCCCTCAAACTGGTGAACGGAAAGGCGGTACTCCCCCATATCCACATCATGTGGATTGCATTAGGGCTCACCACTCTTCCTTGTGGATCTAGCACCACAAGGATGGGCTTGTTCCGGAAGTGCCACACCTCCTTGATGAACCTGATGACTGCCTTATCAATCAGTGTAGGAGTGTATACTGAATACCATGGCATTGTGGCCTGCAGAGTCTCAAACCGATCTTGCATGGCATCTGTCCACATGACTGAGCGGTCCACAACTGGGATCCACACAACTTCGTACTGACTCTCCATCCTAGTCCCGTGGACCCGAGACTCATTATAGATCTGTTCCAGAATTGAAAGCTCGTCATGGGAGATGGATAGGCCTGATATAAGCAGCAAAACATTCTTCCTCCTCAGCACATCTATGTTAACCTGCGGCATTAAAGTTAGAACTTTAGGTTAGTAGTAAcgaaggggaaaaagaaaatgcacATTAGAACTTTTAAGTcttggtaataattttttttatatatgacaGTTCCATGGAATAGTGCTACTGCCAATGCAGTAATGCAGTGATGTGTTTGGAGAGTGAACCCTTCTCTTTGTAGAGCCTTCAAGCAGTGGCTGCACGTCATCCTTGGGAGAAATCAGTGCCCTGAGAATCTTCATGTTGTCAATGTGAATACTCTCAAAGAGATTCAGAAGCATTTGAAAAGTTTCAGCATTCCACTTATCATCTGCATCAAACAGCAATCCCTTGTCAGATTTAAAATCCATTTCATTGGTATTTACATTAGCTGTGCAACACTTGCTTTCATAAATTTGGAAAGGGTTGGTGGTCTTACCTATGTATTGGTAACAAAGAGTAAGTTGCTTCTTCAGAAGGTCCAGTATGCTATTGATCTTGTGAGCCATGGTGGACAGTTCCCATGCCTCATTTGTAGCAGATGTCCAGTACCTAAAATCATTGCAATTGTCATAAGTAAAATGATTGTTGCCTAACCAGCATTCCCAATGGATTAAGTGGCATATCATATAATTCTTCCACAAAATCAGAggcatttattttttgtctttggAAAATTAGCAAATGGAAAAGATATTTAGTTGGCAATACGTTGCTTTACTAAGGTTGAAAGATTGAAGCACGATATATCAGCAAAGACAATATAACATACTCATGGCCCATGCTAGTGAGGGTTGTAATCTGAGTTGCGCAAGCCACAACACTCCTGATGGTCCAGTAAACAGCAGTGGGGATATGGGTCATTGCTGTTGCTAATGCTGGTACGTCCTGGCTTATATACATGGACGGGAGCTCCTTGAACTCAATAATGCACCTGGTAATTGCCACCATAGCCCTGATGAGATTGTTAAGAGCATCAAACCGTGGTTTCAGTTGACCAGAGTGCTCCAAGATGATGGGCACTTGCTTAAGGATTGCCATTGATTTCGCAAGTTGGTTGGATGAATAGATCTGAGCAAGGAGCCAGAATTCACCATAGTTCACAGCAAAAGCTGATAGGGTTAGCACCAGCTTTGCTTCCCATGAATAGCTTGTTAACAGGTCGAATATAGAGAGTGTCGTTGCATGAGCATCACCTCCGCCCAAACTCTTGTATGCTATCTGAATACAAATTGATTGACCACATGTCATtgtaaagaaacaaataaaacgtAATCATGCCATGTGTATAATGCATAAGGGATGAGTTTTCTGCATGTCATTCTAAGAAATGAATTTTTGTAGTTCTTTGTAATAACCTCGCAGGAAATTCGATCAATGGTAAACGACAGTGCTTCGAGCAAAGCAATGAAACTGGCTTGATTTGTCCTATCATCAGAAGTTTCAATGCGTGTTTGGGCAGCCTGCAATGAAATCACGAGTGGATTAGCTACTATAAATGCATAGAAAATTTGTATCTGCATACCCTTTCGTCCAAGTATCCTTCAGTAATTAGGATTGTCAAATGCATATGCTCTTAACTAACACAACAAACTAAAACGTGGACGTTCTAATGTTCTTGAATTAAATGATTTCACCCCATGGAAGCAGCTCGAGCATTTGGAAAAAGAAGAGTGTTATTGTGAAGgagttgaaattttgaaatagatGTTATCCTCAAAACATATAGTAGGAAAAAGGTGGACTTCGGCAGTAAAAAGTTTGTTattctgaaaatattttagatgtAGATAAATGACTATATGGCGTAAAAATTTCTTGTGTTTTATTTTGTAGATAACATGGGAGTTGGCTAGTTAGTATGACATTGTGCTGGCTAGGAACCCTTGGTTGGTATGTGCATTTACTTTTGTTTTGGCtattgaa
It contains:
- the LOC100244128 gene encoding protein SIEVE ELEMENT OCCLUSION B, whose translation is MEITNKAITGPLQQMPNKLSNPNPMQPAINPTPMHPAINPTPMQQLLNPTPLQQLLNPTPLHQLMKPSAMQQLINPSPGQQAVNPSTGQQAVNPSTGQQAVNPTPMHHELTTKINPVPLHQLIRHDRSMITMSDDNMMVKQIHATHAPDGREFDVKPLFQLVEDILNRATPGVDPLISAAQTRIETSDDRTNQASFIALLEALSFTIDRISCEIAYKSLGGGDAHATTLSIFDLLTSYSWEAKLVLTLSAFAVNYGEFWLLAQIYSSNQLAKSMAILKQVPIILEHSGQLKPRFDALNNLIRAMVAITRCIIEFKELPSMYISQDVPALATAMTHIPTAVYWTIRSVVACATQITTLTSMGHEYWTSATNEAWELSTMAHKINSILDLLKKQLTLCYQYIDDKWNAETFQMLLNLFESIHIDNMKILRALISPKDDVQPLLEGSTKRRVNIDVLRRKNVLLLISGLSISHDELSILEQIYNESRVHGTRMESQYEVVWIPVVDRSVMWTDAMQDRFETLQATMPWYSVYTPTLIDKAVIRFIKEVWHFRNKPILVVLDPQGRVVSPNAIHMMWIWGSTAFPFTSLREEALWKEETWRLELLVDGIDPTVLNWVKEGKFIYLYGGTDMEWIRKFTTTAKAVASAARIPLEMVYVGKSNKREQVRKCITSITTENLSYCWQDLTMVWFFWTRLESMLFSKIQLGRGDDDDSMLREIKKLLSYDKEGGWAVLSKGSFVFVNGHSSTVLPTFTEYNLWKDDVPPKGFDIACMDFHSKLHSDSQPCCRFEFPSEVGRIPEKIRCPECLQIMEKYITFGCCHDENAISALY